In Paenibacillus sonchi, the genomic stretch TAATATAATGATCCCAATGACCCCTAGCAAAATCACACCATTCTGAATAATGGATACCAGATTGTTCAGAATACTGATGGATCTGTTTAAGGCCTCACTGTTCACCTTGTTGATTTGGTCATACACATTGGGGTCGTCAAAATGTATTATTTCTAAGCTGTTGATTTTATCAAGAACCTTATTGGTTATGTATAAATTCACGTAGTCACTCTGCATATCCTTATAATATTTATTTATTTTTTGGAGCATGCCATTCAGCACCCACAGTCCGCAATTTAAGGCAAGCCACAATATAACCTTGGATAAATGATCATCCGAATTAATGTTAGCCAATGCATCCAGAAAACGGCTCCAGACAATCGTATTTACGGGCACAATAATACCTAAGAGGAAAGTTATGATTAATATAGCAGTCATCGTTTGTCTGGATGCGTTCCAGACGAACTGCAAAGTTCTTTGGGTAATAACCAGATTCCCTCTTAAATTATTCTTCATTGATCTCATCCTATTCACCCACTAAAATTCAACAGGAAGAAGTCCTTCGCCAGAACTTCTCCCTGTTCATTCAGATTACATTAGCTTCTGTGAATGGTAGTCGTCGCATTTCTATCATTGCCGGAACCATAACTAGATGAGGTACAATCGCAGCCGCAATGGAAACAGCTGTCACTATTTCCGCGTGCTCCAGTGAATTGACCTCCGCCGGAACCGCACATGCATGCCATCGGCTCAAAGTGCGCTTCCAGACCGGAATTAATATCCCGTCCAATCGGATTAATCAATTTCATGTATAGC encodes the following:
- a CDS encoding Apre_1838 family putative sactipeptide bacteriocin, which gives rise to MKLINPIGRDINSGLEAHFEPMACMCGSGGGQFTGARGNSDSCFHCGCDCTSSSYGSGNDRNATTTIHRS